Within Nitrospirota bacterium, the genomic segment ATTTTTTTCAGGTAATTTCCAATGCTCTCTCTCTTATCGTCGTCTTTCAAGGTATTTTTTTGCCTCCTTTGCCAATTCGCTTTCTGGAACGAGAGAAACTACTTTCTTAAATTCGTCTTCTGCTTTTGGATAGACCTTCTCCTTCCAGAAGAGTTCTCCTATCTTGAAGTGGGTCAGAGGATCTTCAGGAAACAGTTTGGAAGACTCTTCAAACGAACGCAAAGCCGATTTTTCATCGCCATTCTTCAGATAGACTTCTCCAAGAGAACGGTGCGCCAATGCATATCCGGGTTCAATGTTAATCGCTTCCTGAAATTCATTGATGGCTTCCTGAAATTTCTTCTGCTTCATATAAATTCCGCCGATATTAAAATGTACATACTGGGGAGTCTGATAAAGCTTGTTTCTTAATGCTTTTTGATAATACTTGAGCGCGGAATCCAGATCTCCTTTTGCCTCGTAGACCGTTCCCGCGTAATTATAGGCCTCGGAATAGCCGGGATCAATTTTAACAACCCGCTCAAACTCGGCTAGAGCTTCCGTGTTCTTCTTTTGAATATAATAGATATGTCCCAGTGCGTAATGGGCCAGCTTATCGCCAGGATTCAGCTCAATGGCTTTTTGAAATTCAAGAAAGGCGCCTTGAATCGCGTTATCATTTAAATAGGAAATCCCGAGTTTATAATGCGCGGACCCCTCTTTTTCCTTGCTGACCGTCGGACCGGAAGTTGCGCATCCCAGGAAGAACAGAAGCAATATGCCTGCACCCATACCAGTTTTTTTCATTAATTCAGCCTCAGGGTATCTCAAAATGGGTTAGTTCCTTAAATGCCGATGACCGGGCCGCTATTTCATCCTGTGTCAAGTCTCGAATGCGATCGAGACTGAAAGCTTCCACATTAAAAGAAGCCATTACGGAGCCGTATATGATCGCTCTTCGAAGATGGCGGTCATCAAATACACGTGATTTGGACAAATACCCCATCACACCTCCCGCAAACGTATCTCCCGCACCGGTCGGATCAAATATTTTCTCAAGGGGAAAAGCCGGAACTGCAAAAATGGTTTTCCCGTTAAACATGAGTGCTCCGTATTCACCTCTCTTAATGATGAGTGTTTTTGGTCCCATGGCGAGAATCATCCTCGCCGCATTGACGAGATTTGCTTCACCGGCCAGTTGTCTTGCCTCTCCATCGTTAATGAGAAGAAGATCGACTTTCTTAAGGATTCTAAGGAGGGCGCTTTTCTTCCCTTCGATCCAGTAATTCATGGTATCGCAGGCGACCCATTTCGGTTTACGGACCTGTTCCAAAACATCGTACTGGAGTTCAGGGTCGATATTGGCCAAAAATACGATTTCGGCATCTCGATAGCCCGGTGGCAGGTCCGGTTTAAACGACTGAAAT encodes:
- a CDS encoding tetratricopeptide repeat protein, which translates into the protein MKKTGMGAGILLLFFLGCATSGPTVSKEKEGSAHYKLGISYLNDNAIQGAFLEFQKAIELNPGDKLAHYALGHIYYIQKKNTEALAEFERVVKIDPGYSEAYNYAGTVYEAKGDLDSALKYYQKALRNKLYQTPQYVHFNIGGIYMKQKKFQEAINEFQEAINIEPGYALAHRSLGEVYLKNGDEKSALRSFEESSKLFPEDPLTHFKIGELFWKEKVYPKAEDEFKKVVSLVPESELAKEAKKYLERRR
- a CDS encoding sugar kinase, with protein sequence MSLLVIGSVAFDTVKTPFGSVENALGGSATFFATSASYFTPVNLVAVVGNDFPEEHLAFLRKRGVNLDGLQKVEGKTFRWKGEYGYALNEAKTLETHLNVFQSFKPDLPPGYRDAEIVFLANIDPELQYDVLEQVRKPKWVACDTMNYWIEGKKSALLRILKKVDLLLINDGEARQLAGEANLVNAARMILAMGPKTLIIKRGEYGALMFNGKTIFAVPAFPLEKIFDPTGAGDTFAGGVMGYLSKSRVFDDRHLRRAIIYGSVMASFNVEAFSLDRIRDLTQDEIAARSSAFKELTHFEIP